From one Bacteroides fragilis NCTC 9343 genomic stretch:
- a CDS encoding glycoside hydrolase domain-containing protein — protein sequence MKKLFLWALSALLTLPAAAQDFVPEASFYGENYWTPDTLGNHRAIVSVNTPASVAEAYIPWRRRDANPEQKGIIVINVSTGKAVDNVLPVEINREYGRIRFDASGNAGDYYVYYLPYHTSGGPYPKVNYPQQPDKADPQWKATCKATPAGKAVQAKLVRFESLGSFNSFYPMEIIATAQEKQALIDANSNKPFLLLPEDRKYPIRMFDDLSYRQVTQGATGEFFGEADLNEYYVLQLGLWAFKNPVNGVKVTFTDLKGKNGSIPASALTCFNTEGTDWLGRPIHPEVNVGKGRVQPLWIGIQMPEHAGRGIYRGTVTVSDLSGASQEVNIAINLSDNVLVDKGDGDLWRLSRLRWLNSQYAVNNRPVKPFIPIKVADRTISVLGRSVTAGELGLPASIQSYFTEEMTSIGKEPKDILSQPMEFVIRQNGKPLPVTITSPLKFGKKEDGTVSWTATGKAGALDITVLASMEFDGFMNYQIKVKAAENTSVDDIALLTSMPATTAKYRLGMGYEGSLRPKSDQWKWNVERNQEGFWFGDVNAGMQCLFRAENYRRPLNTNFYKMQPLNMPPSWFNDGKGGISYKEKGNQVDIKTYSGSRTLQKGEELNFDFLVLVTPFKPIDTMKQWTDHYYHGYQPAEKLKEGDAHAYQAVDVVGETGANVINLHHGNAVNPHINYPFFRPAFMKQYVDESHAKGYKVKIYYTVRELTNHAPELFALKSLGHEIFSPGKGGGYAWLQEHLDGDYIGAWFVDAYKDAAIVNTGISRWHNFYVEGLNWLTKNVGIDGVYIDDLAFDRNTMKRIRRVLESNRPDPRIDVHSANQFNPADGYINSIFLYMEHMPYLDRLWFGEYFKYEKSPEYWLTDVSGIPFGMMSEMLQDGGNPYRGMLYGMTAREPMESVPSQLWKVWDAFGIKDSRMMGYWVSYNPVKTGRNDILATSFVKDGKVMIAIASWAKKDSDIKLQIDWEKLGIDADKARLTAPDIKGFQEGFGLSPKDKIKVPKDKGFIFILE from the coding sequence ATGAAGAAACTCTTTTTATGGGCACTGTCAGCTTTGTTAACCCTTCCGGCAGCGGCTCAAGACTTCGTCCCCGAAGCCTCGTTTTACGGCGAAAACTACTGGACACCCGACACACTGGGTAACCATCGCGCCATTGTTTCCGTGAACACTCCCGCCTCCGTAGCGGAAGCTTATATCCCCTGGCGCAGACGTGACGCCAATCCCGAACAAAAAGGGATTATTGTGATCAATGTATCTACCGGCAAAGCGGTAGACAATGTACTTCCGGTGGAAATCAACCGTGAATACGGACGCATCCGATTTGACGCAAGCGGAAATGCCGGAGATTATTATGTGTACTACCTCCCCTACCACACCTCGGGAGGGCCCTATCCGAAAGTAAACTATCCTCAGCAACCGGATAAGGCGGATCCGCAATGGAAAGCAACCTGTAAAGCCACTCCGGCCGGAAAGGCGGTACAAGCCAAGCTGGTACGTTTCGAATCGCTGGGCAGTTTCAACAGCTTCTATCCGATGGAAATCATCGCCACAGCACAGGAGAAGCAGGCATTGATCGATGCTAACAGCAACAAGCCTTTCCTGCTGTTGCCCGAAGACCGTAAATATCCCATTCGCATGTTCGATGATCTGTCATACCGCCAGGTGACGCAAGGAGCCACAGGCGAGTTTTTCGGTGAAGCGGATCTGAACGAATACTATGTGCTGCAACTGGGACTGTGGGCATTCAAGAATCCGGTGAACGGAGTCAAAGTAACCTTTACCGACCTGAAAGGAAAGAACGGAAGTATACCTGCATCAGCTCTTACGTGTTTCAACACGGAAGGAACCGACTGGCTGGGACGCCCGATACATCCGGAGGTAAACGTCGGCAAAGGCCGTGTACAACCTTTATGGATCGGCATCCAGATGCCGGAACATGCCGGCAGAGGGATCTACCGGGGCACGGTCACCGTGAGCGACCTGAGCGGTGCTTCACAGGAAGTGAACATAGCCATTAACCTGTCGGACAACGTACTGGTAGACAAAGGAGACGGAGACTTGTGGCGTTTGTCACGTTTGCGCTGGCTGAATTCACAGTATGCAGTCAATAACCGGCCGGTGAAGCCATTCATTCCGATAAAGGTGGCAGACCGTACAATCAGCGTGCTGGGACGCAGCGTCACTGCCGGCGAACTGGGACTGCCGGCTTCCATCCAGAGTTACTTCACCGAAGAGATGACTTCCATAGGCAAAGAACCCAAAGACATTCTGTCACAACCGATGGAATTTGTCATTCGCCAGAATGGAAAGCCACTGCCCGTCACCATCACTTCACCGCTAAAGTTCGGCAAGAAGGAAGACGGAACGGTAAGCTGGACCGCTACCGGAAAAGCAGGGGCACTGGACATAACAGTACTTGCAAGTATGGAATTCGATGGTTTCATGAATTATCAGATCAAAGTAAAGGCTGCCGAAAATACATCGGTAGACGATATAGCCCTGTTAACTTCCATGCCGGCAACAACGGCCAAATATCGTTTGGGAATGGGTTATGAAGGCTCACTGCGCCCGAAAAGCGACCAATGGAAATGGAATGTGGAGCGGAATCAGGAAGGTTTCTGGTTTGGCGATGTAAACGCCGGCATGCAATGCCTGTTCCGTGCAGAGAACTATCGCCGTCCACTAAACACAAACTTCTACAAAATGCAACCGTTGAACATGCCTCCATCCTGGTTTAACGACGGTAAAGGCGGCATCAGCTATAAAGAGAAAGGAAACCAGGTAGACATCAAGACATACAGTGGCAGCCGTACCCTCCAAAAGGGCGAAGAGCTGAACTTCGACTTCTTGGTACTGGTAACTCCCTTCAAGCCCATCGACACGATGAAGCAATGGACCGACCACTACTACCACGGATACCAGCCTGCCGAGAAACTGAAAGAGGGCGACGCACACGCCTACCAGGCTGTAGACGTTGTGGGAGAAACAGGAGCAAACGTTATCAACCTGCATCACGGCAATGCGGTGAATCCGCATATCAACTATCCTTTCTTCCGCCCTGCCTTCATGAAGCAGTACGTAGACGAATCGCATGCCAAAGGATATAAAGTGAAAATATACTATACGGTACGCGAACTGACGAACCATGCACCGGAGCTGTTTGCCCTGAAGAGCCTTGGACACGAAATCTTCTCACCGGGCAAGGGAGGAGGCTATGCCTGGCTACAGGAACATCTGGACGGCGACTACATCGGAGCCTGGTTTGTAGATGCTTACAAGGATGCGGCAATCGTGAACACCGGCATTTCGCGCTGGCACAACTTCTATGTGGAAGGACTGAACTGGCTGACAAAAAATGTCGGCATCGACGGAGTCTATATCGATGACTTGGCTTTCGATCGTAACACGATGAAACGCATCCGCCGGGTACTGGAAAGTAACCGTCCCGATCCGCGCATCGATGTCCATTCAGCCAATCAGTTCAATCCGGCCGACGGTTACATCAACAGCATATTCCTTTACATGGAACACATGCCTTACCTGGACCGCCTTTGGTTTGGAGAATACTTTAAATACGAAAAGTCACCGGAATACTGGCTGACAGACGTATCGGGTATCCCCTTCGGCATGATGAGCGAAATGTTGCAGGATGGCGGCAATCCTTACCGGGGCATGCTGTACGGGATGACCGCACGCGAACCGATGGAATCCGTCCCCTCACAACTCTGGAAGGTGTGGGATGCATTCGGCATAAAAGACAGCCGCATGATGGGCTATTGGGTATCCTACAATCCAGTGAAGACAGGACGCAATGACATTCTGGCAACCTCGTTTGTGAAAGATGGCAAAGTAATGATTGCCATTGCCAGTTGGGCAAAAAAAGACAGTGATATAAAACTGCAGATAGATTGGGAGAAACTGGGCATTGACGCTGATAAAGCCAGGCTGACGGCTCCTGACATCAAAGGTTTCCAGGAAGGATTCGGCCTGTCGCCAAAAGATAAAATAAAAGTTCCCAAAGACAAAGGATTCATCTTTATTCTGGAATAA
- a CDS encoding NHL repeat-containing protein has product MMKRHNILTVLAVLLLTFAACDKNSAPGFSFTTDSILTLTFDKELDAAFVGVGTQNYNPVGMRRSGDTLFIANRAEGSDGVWVVRASTGELLYSLTGWTYNGKNEKFDNQVMDVAVSSDYIFVVNRSSRIDLFRRNDYSYVTTIGRTGWQSSSLLQCEAAEVAGDKLFIRDKQKIKVVQISDCTPENRFKVPVFAQNTDSTSSNNGFNLESVARHEGLIYVSDYETSRILVIDPATVAVKGEPVRFLRSYRMPNKPLSMGFFQNEMYVVCANNCIVRVDLRTGKELGSYSSFAGGVGLGTPGRLLFHNDTFYLAGRNANAPRLIQGKVMFVEISELD; this is encoded by the coding sequence ATGATGAAGAGACATAACATACTGACGGTACTGGCAGTCCTGCTGCTCACCTTTGCCGCATGCGATAAAAATAGTGCCCCCGGATTCAGTTTCACGACCGACTCCATCCTTACATTGACTTTCGATAAAGAGCTGGATGCCGCCTTTGTCGGAGTGGGGACCCAAAATTACAATCCGGTGGGAATGCGGCGTTCGGGAGATACTCTTTTCATTGCCAACCGTGCCGAAGGTTCTGACGGTGTGTGGGTGGTACGCGCTTCGACCGGGGAGTTGCTTTATTCGCTGACCGGCTGGACCTACAACGGGAAAAACGAGAAGTTCGACAATCAGGTGATGGATGTGGCGGTCAGCAGCGATTACATCTTTGTGGTGAACCGTTCATCCCGGATCGACCTGTTCCGACGGAACGATTATTCGTATGTGACCACCATCGGGCGTACCGGATGGCAGTCGAGTTCTCTGTTGCAATGCGAAGCGGCCGAAGTGGCCGGTGATAAATTGTTCATCCGTGACAAACAGAAGATTAAAGTGGTGCAGATTTCAGATTGTACGCCTGAAAATCGTTTTAAGGTTCCTGTCTTTGCTCAGAATACGGACAGTACGTCTTCTAATAACGGTTTTAATCTTGAGTCCGTCGCGCGGCATGAAGGCTTGATCTATGTGTCCGACTACGAAACCTCACGCATCCTGGTGATCGATCCCGCCACCGTGGCGGTCAAGGGAGAGCCGGTACGCTTTTTGCGCTCTTACCGCATGCCGAACAAACCGCTCAGTATGGGATTCTTTCAGAACGAAATGTATGTTGTCTGCGCAAATAACTGCATCGTGAGAGTAGACCTCCGTACCGGGAAAGAGCTCGGCTCTTATTCATCCTTTGCCGGAGGAGTGGGGCTGGGAACTCCCGGACGCCTCTTGTTCCATAATGATACATTCTATCTTGCAGGACGCAATGCCAATGCTCCCCGGCTGATACAGGGGAAAGTTATGTTTGTTGAAATATCCGAGCTGGACTAA
- a CDS encoding NHL repeat-containing protein translates to MNLKFLYLLLLISALCISCSKDEEPSDKGSTSPQEPVYTTFTDAGEVVVPGVLPANFTPRSVRVKGDTLFVANTNAADRSVLLLNLTTGELIGRIDSWVRKGVKETFNAEIGDMAVSDRYIFVGMYNSRINIFDRRTLQFVNAIGRSDGKWGDDIYSMTHCYGLRECGERLMVRDKNTIRGYWIYEAVTEPAFRVPWIGKVKVPEGVGYDYQARIHGMAEYDGRMYLTDWYNKSVQVFTPSKMEIVFGEETHITSDAVFKYDDIQPLGLLAYGGELLMSVQKSGKIQRYDPETGDLLGVLAEFPGKEIGRMEIARGMLYYIDLKAGKLMKAKGE, encoded by the coding sequence ATGAATTTGAAATTTTTATATCTGTTATTATTGATATCTGCCCTGTGTATATCCTGTTCCAAGGACGAAGAACCTTCGGATAAGGGCAGTACTTCTCCCCAAGAGCCGGTTTACACCACCTTTACAGATGCCGGCGAAGTGGTTGTTCCCGGAGTGCTTCCGGCCAATTTCACTCCCCGGTCCGTACGGGTCAAGGGGGACACTTTGTTTGTTGCCAATACCAATGCCGCTGACCGTTCCGTGCTGTTGCTGAACCTGACGACAGGCGAACTGATCGGACGTATCGATTCATGGGTACGGAAAGGTGTCAAAGAGACCTTTAATGCCGAGATAGGCGACATGGCTGTTTCTGACCGTTATATCTTTGTGGGTATGTACAACTCCCGTATTAATATTTTTGACCGTCGCACCCTTCAGTTTGTCAATGCCATCGGGCGTTCAGACGGAAAGTGGGGAGACGATATTTATAGCATGACCCATTGCTACGGACTTCGTGAGTGTGGCGAGAGACTGATGGTGCGTGATAAAAATACCATTCGCGGCTATTGGATTTATGAAGCCGTTACCGAACCTGCGTTCCGGGTTCCCTGGATCGGAAAGGTGAAAGTGCCCGAAGGAGTCGGATATGACTATCAGGCCCGTATCCATGGTATGGCAGAGTATGACGGGCGTATGTATCTGACCGACTGGTACAACAAGAGTGTGCAAGTGTTCACTCCGTCGAAAATGGAGATCGTGTTCGGTGAAGAGACACATATCACTTCCGATGCCGTGTTTAAGTACGATGATATTCAACCGCTCGGACTGCTTGCCTACGGAGGCGAATTACTGATGTCGGTACAGAAGAGTGGGAAAATACAGCGTTATGATCCGGAGACAGGAGACCTGCTCGGAGTGCTGGCCGAGTTTCCGGGTAAGGAGATCGGGCGCATGGAGATAGCCCGGGGAATGCTTTACTACATTGACCTCAAAGCCGGGAAACTGATGAAGGCAAAAGGAGAATAA
- a CDS encoding winged helix-turn-helix domain-containing protein: MKELCSLTCLNIDDVMLAVGWLAKENSSFYRKESRFFLCQRRF; this comes from the coding sequence GTGAAAGAACTTTGCAGCTTGACCTGCCTGAATATAGACGATGTAATGCTTGCTGTCGGATGGTTGGCAAAAGAGAACAGTTCTTTTTATCGAAAAGAAAGCAGATTCTTTTTATGTCAGCGACGGTTCTGA
- the upaY gene encoding capsular polysaccharide transcription antiterminator UpaY, producing the protein MSEQQEYWFAARTKKDQEFSVRNALEKLGIEYFLPTQFVIRQLKYRRRRVEVPVIKNLIFVRTTKDRAWSITKDDHVPLYYMKDLYTHTLLIVPNKQMEDFKFVMDLAPENVTFDDLPLTVGTKVQVVKGEFCGIEGELSSLANRTYVVIRIHGVLSASVKVPKSYLRILSA; encoded by the coding sequence ATGTCTGAACAACAGGAGTATTGGTTTGCCGCTCGGACAAAGAAGGACCAGGAGTTTTCTGTTCGCAATGCTTTAGAAAAGCTTGGAATAGAATACTTTCTTCCAACACAATTTGTCATCCGTCAACTGAAATATCGTCGTCGTAGGGTAGAAGTTCCTGTTATCAAGAATCTTATTTTTGTCCGGACCACGAAAGACCGTGCTTGGTCTATCACGAAGGATGATCATGTTCCTCTTTATTATATGAAGGATCTCTATACCCATACTTTGTTGATCGTTCCCAACAAACAGATGGAAGATTTCAAGTTTGTGATGGATTTAGCTCCGGAAAATGTAACTTTTGATGATCTTCCCCTTACCGTTGGTACAAAAGTGCAGGTCGTCAAAGGAGAGTTTTGTGGCATTGAGGGCGAATTGTCCAGCCTTGCCAACCGTACTTACGTAGTGATTCGTATCCACGGAGTTCTTTCTGCCAGCGTCAAAGTACCTAAAAGTTACCTTCGTATTCTTTCAGCGTAA
- a CDS encoding UpxZ family transcription anti-terminator antagonist has translation MNQVQNLQHIARELLYLGMDGSPIYTDHFRQLNTEVFRLSEALFSMKGATSEEEAAICLSLLMGYNATIYNDGDKESKIQSILDRSFAVLDHLPASLLKCQLLTYCYGEVFEEDLAQEAHQIMDSWKNRALSEEELEVMETLQTMEDNRYPCSEVED, from the coding sequence ATGAATCAAGTCCAAAATCTGCAACACATTGCCCGTGAGTTGCTTTATTTGGGTATGGATGGTTCTCCCATCTATACCGATCATTTCCGTCAACTGAACACCGAAGTTTTTCGCTTGTCCGAAGCCCTTTTCTCTATGAAAGGTGCCACATCCGAGGAAGAAGCAGCGATTTGTCTGTCCCTGTTAATGGGCTATAATGCTACCATTTACAATGATGGCGACAAAGAATCTAAGATACAAAGCATTTTAGATCGCTCTTTTGCCGTATTGGACCATCTTCCCGCTTCTCTATTGAAATGCCAATTGCTGACTTATTGCTATGGCGAGGTATTCGAGGAGGATTTAGCACAAGAAGCACATCAAATAATGGATAGCTGGAAAAATAGGGCACTTTCAGAAGAAGAATTGGAAGTGATGGAGACATTGCAGACAATGGAAGATAATCGGTATCCGTGTAGCGAGGTAGAAGATTGA
- a CDS encoding flippase — translation MGQSIKNNFLLNLSTTITGLLFPLITFPYASRILMADGIGQVQFFQSIIDYVSLCTALGIPLYAVREIARIRDNKELRSRTTIEILLLHAILTLVGYIVVFILAKTVAKIEIDASLFFLLSTTLFFNTIGVAWFYQAIEDFKYITLRSLFVRILSLVALFIFVKTKQDLFYYAGILVIGTVGNNIFNFFRLRKYIKLSKGEFKRLNLLRHLIPALKIFILNLVISIYVNLDSVMLGFLKNEESVGYYAAATRLTKAILGIVSSLGAVLLPRFSNMITNGQKEEFQLLANKAASFTIALSLPMSVGLIFMAAPIIHIFCGNGFEPSILTLKLVAPIVLFIGLSGIIGMQILYPQGREKYVIISTMVGACINLLINYLLIPQYGQYGAALGTVIAEFMVTVIMILLGRKYLPINILSKQNLHYLIGSIVISILLAFLFVFPLHEVNYLLIGILLSVIVYYAYLLMIKDTLALQLKKLLLSIFKQ, via the coding sequence ATGGGACAATCAATAAAGAATAACTTCCTACTGAATCTAAGTACTACAATTACTGGGCTATTATTTCCACTAATAACTTTTCCCTATGCTTCACGTATATTAATGGCAGATGGTATAGGGCAAGTACAATTTTTCCAATCCATAATTGACTATGTCTCTCTTTGTACTGCTTTGGGAATCCCTTTGTATGCCGTTAGAGAAATTGCAAGAATAAGGGATAATAAGGAATTAAGAAGTAGAACAACAATCGAAATACTATTGCTTCATGCTATTTTGACTTTAGTCGGATATATAGTTGTTTTTATACTTGCTAAGACCGTTGCCAAAATAGAAATAGATGCTTCTCTTTTCTTTTTGTTAAGTACAACTTTATTTTTTAACACGATAGGAGTTGCATGGTTTTATCAGGCAATTGAAGATTTTAAATACATAACTTTACGTTCCTTATTTGTAAGGATACTATCTTTAGTGGCCTTATTTATCTTTGTTAAGACCAAGCAAGATCTGTTTTATTATGCTGGAATATTAGTTATTGGTACTGTTGGTAATAATATATTTAATTTTTTTCGATTACGTAAATATATAAAACTTAGTAAAGGCGAATTTAAGCGTTTGAATCTGTTGAGGCATTTAATACCTGCACTTAAAATTTTTATATTAAATTTGGTTATAAGTATTTATGTGAATCTTGATTCTGTGATGCTTGGATTTCTTAAAAATGAAGAATCAGTTGGTTATTATGCTGCTGCTACTCGACTTACAAAAGCTATTTTGGGTATAGTTTCTTCATTAGGAGCTGTTTTATTACCTCGTTTTAGTAATATGATAACTAATGGTCAAAAAGAAGAATTCCAATTATTGGCAAATAAAGCTGCTAGTTTTACAATTGCTTTAAGTCTTCCTATGAGTGTGGGACTTATTTTTATGGCAGCACCTATTATACATATTTTTTGTGGAAATGGTTTTGAACCTTCTATTTTGACATTAAAATTAGTTGCACCTATTGTTTTATTTATTGGATTATCTGGAATTATTGGAATGCAAATATTGTATCCGCAAGGGAGAGAAAAGTACGTAATTATATCTACTATGGTAGGAGCATGTATAAATCTCCTTATAAACTATTTACTAATACCCCAATATGGGCAGTATGGAGCGGCGCTTGGGACTGTTATCGCAGAATTTATGGTAACGGTTATAATGATTTTGCTGGGAAGAAAATATTTACCTATAAATATTCTCTCCAAGCAGAATTTACACTATCTAATAGGTTCTATAGTGATATCTATTCTATTAGCTTTTTTGTTTGTCTTCCCTTTACATGAAGTAAATTATTTATTGATAGGTATACTGTTATCTGTTATTGTTTATTACGCATATTTATTAATGATAAAAGATACCCTCGCATTACAACTAAAGAAATTATTACTTTCAATATTTAAACAATGA
- the glf gene encoding UDP-galactopyranose mutase, translating into MKKKYDYLIVGAGLYGSVFAYKAQRNGKKCLLIDKRPHNGGNIYCENIEGINVHKYGAHIFHTSNKEVWDFVNAIVEFNRYTNSPIANYKGKLYNLPFNMNTFYALWGTKTPEEAKMKIEEQRREAGILTPKNLEEQAISLVGKDIYEILIKGYTEKQWGRKATELPAFIIKRLPVRFTFDNNYFNDKYQGIPVGGYNKLINGLLDGIEVRTNTDFFQNKEYFKGLADKILFTGKIDEYYNYQFGRLEYRTVEFETQVLDCENYQGNAVVNYTEREVPYTRIIEHKHFEFGTQPKTVISKEYSSEWKDGSEPFYPVNDERNNSLYLEYKKLVDREKNVLFGGRLAEYKYYDMNVIVEKVINSDL; encoded by the coding sequence ATGAAAAAAAAATATGACTATCTAATTGTCGGAGCCGGACTTTATGGTTCTGTTTTTGCATATAAAGCGCAACGGAATGGGAAAAAATGTTTGCTTATTGACAAACGTCCACACAATGGAGGAAATATTTATTGCGAAAATATTGAGGGTATAAATGTACACAAATATGGTGCACATATTTTTCATACTTCTAATAAAGAGGTTTGGGACTTTGTAAATGCCATAGTGGAATTTAACCGCTATACTAATTCCCCTATTGCCAATTATAAAGGCAAATTATATAATTTACCTTTTAATATGAATACTTTTTATGCTTTATGGGGGACAAAAACTCCAGAGGAAGCAAAAATGAAGATAGAAGAGCAAAGGAGAGAAGCGGGGATTCTTACGCCGAAGAATCTAGAAGAACAGGCTATCTCTTTAGTAGGAAAGGATATTTATGAAATATTGATAAAAGGATATACTGAGAAACAGTGGGGGCGGAAAGCAACTGAACTTCCTGCTTTTATAATCAAGCGTTTACCTGTCAGATTTACTTTTGATAATAATTACTTTAATGATAAATATCAGGGGATTCCTGTTGGTGGCTATAATAAATTGATAAATGGTTTATTAGATGGTATTGAAGTTAGAACAAATACAGACTTTTTTCAAAATAAAGAATATTTTAAAGGTCTTGCGGATAAAATTCTATTTACTGGCAAAATTGATGAATATTATAATTATCAATTTGGGAGATTGGAATATCGTACTGTTGAATTTGAAACACAAGTGCTTGATTGTGAGAATTATCAAGGGAATGCAGTTGTGAATTATACTGAAAGGGAAGTGCCTTATACTCGTATTATAGAGCATAAACATTTTGAATTTGGAACACAGCCCAAAACCGTAATTTCCAAAGAATATTCTTCGGAATGGAAAGATGGTAGTGAACCCTTTTATCCTGTTAATGATGAGAGGAATAATTCTTTGTATTTGGAGTATAAGAAATTGGTCGATAGAGAGAAGAATGTTTTGTTTGGAGGGAGATTAGCTGAGTATAAGTATTATGATATGAATGTGATTGTGGAAAAAGTTATAAATAGTGACTTATGA
- a CDS encoding glycosyltransferase family 2 protein, producing MKIFAVVVTYNRLALLKKVIDLLKRQTRQLDSIVIVNNGSTDGTKEWLEQEKNITLINQSNSGGAGGFETGVKYAYENEADWIWMMDDDVFPNIDCLEKLLGWTSISQCIQPRRYYSDDVEVNFEQWLDPITYSKFGYWQEKSFNNGKKFCAINVGCFEGMFVSKSIVNKIGFPDKRFFIAEDDTIYGFAASFYTNVILVSDAIMVRARRSSDRSVSPMYTYYACRNFHLVYESLNLLLDKKNRFLYIKYIYQFVHQIYLSIFLYDNKMKHLISVFRGFYDCFRKKNGATY from the coding sequence ATGAAGATATTTGCTGTAGTTGTGACCTATAATCGTTTAGCATTACTAAAAAAGGTCATAGATTTACTTAAAAGACAGACACGTCAATTAGATAGTATAGTTATAGTAAATAATGGCTCTACTGATGGAACAAAAGAATGGTTAGAACAGGAGAAAAATATAACATTAATAAATCAATCTAATTCTGGTGGGGCTGGTGGATTCGAAACGGGGGTAAAATATGCATATGAGAATGAGGCAGATTGGATTTGGATGATGGATGATGATGTTTTTCCTAATATAGATTGTTTGGAAAAACTCTTAGGGTGGACGAGTATTTCTCAATGTATCCAACCACGTAGGTATTATTCGGATGATGTAGAAGTAAATTTTGAACAATGGTTGGATCCAATTACTTATAGTAAATTTGGTTATTGGCAAGAAAAATCATTTAATAATGGTAAAAAGTTTTGTGCTATTAATGTAGGCTGTTTTGAAGGGATGTTTGTTTCGAAAAGCATTGTTAATAAAATAGGATTTCCTGATAAGCGTTTTTTTATAGCGGAAGATGATACAATATATGGGTTTGCAGCTAGTTTTTATACCAACGTAATTTTAGTATCTGATGCTATCATGGTTCGTGCTAGAAGATCATCGGATCGTAGCGTTAGCCCAATGTATACTTATTATGCATGTCGGAATTTTCATTTAGTATATGAGTCACTTAATTTATTATTGGATAAGAAAAATAGGTTTTTATATATTAAATATATTTATCAATTTGTTCATCAGATTTATTTATCTATTTTTTTATATGATAATAAGATGAAACACTTAATATCTGTTTTTCGTGGCTTTTATGATTGCTTTCGTAAAAAAAATGGAGCTACCTATTAA